A region from the Aegilops tauschii subsp. strangulata cultivar AL8/78 chromosome 5, Aet v6.0, whole genome shotgun sequence genome encodes:
- the LOC109780434 gene encoding mitochondrial metalloendopeptidase OMA1-like, translated as MNCLLRNSRRLLLVCKQAGGVRRLASLLPPHANPVLRFSQLCRNPRTVAGVAALASGAAAMAALGRYDREVVPYTNRTHMVIRSPEAERQLWESRFTKDKKTWASKSQIVDPLHPDSVRVRRIADKIIRATYRTLPINSSHDGTKSPKPQTSHLKGCEWEVILVKDHYTSAMCAPGGKIVVYTGLLDRFTDAEIAFGIAHEIGHIVARHSSEIWYAKWFPLPLILPFFQRTEMEADHIGTLLLGAAGFHPYASLLFFRKAAMIERASWTPEDPIALHPSHKKRVERLYQPKIMEEAMKLYKEAPPDEGTSSQATGEGLT; from the exons ATGAACTGCCTATTACGGAACtcgcgccgcctcctcctcgtctgTAAGCAGGCGGGCGGCGTCCGCCGACTGGCTTCGCTGCTGCCGCCCCATGCAAACCCGGTGCTCCGCTTCAGTCAGTTGTGCCGTAATCCGCGTACGGTCGCTGGGGTGGCGGCCCTCGCCTCAGGTGCCGCGGCgatggccgccttgggccgctaCGACCGCGAGGTTGTGCCTTACACGAACCGCACGCACATGGTCATCAGGTCTCCCGAGGCCGAACGCCAGCTCTGGGAGTCCCGTTTCACAAAGGACAAGAAAACCTGGGCTTCCAAATCACAAATCGTCGACCCGCTTCACCCGGACAGCGTTCGTGTACGCCGTATAGCCGATAAAATTATTCGCGCCACCTATCGCACTCTCCCTATTAACAGCAGCCACGATGGCACCAAGAGCCCGAAGCCACAGACAAGTCATCTTAAGGGGTGTGAGTGGGAGGTGATACTTGTCAAAGACCACTATACCAGTGCAATGTGCGCCCCTGGTGGCAAAATTGTAGTATATACTGGATTGCTCGACCGTTTTACGGATGCTGAGATTGCCTTTGGTATTGCGCATGAG ATTGGGCACATCGTTGCCAGGCACAGCTCGGAAATTTGGTACGCCAAGTGGTTTCCGTTACCCTTGATTTTGCCTTTCTTTCAAAG GACGGAGATGGAGGCAGATCACATTGGAACCCTTCTACTTGGAGCTGCTGGTTTCCATCCATACGCGTCCCTCTTGTTCTTCCGGAAGGCCGCAATGATTGAAAGAGCGTCCTGGACGCCAGAAGATCCCATCGCTCTTCATCCTTCACATAAGAAAAGGGTTGAGCGTTTGTATCAACCCAAAATCATGGAGGAGGCGATGAAGTTATATAAGGAAGCTCCGCCCGACGAAGGAACCAGCTCACAAGCCACTGGTGAAG gTTTAACTTAG